One Physeter macrocephalus isolate SW-GA chromosome 19, ASM283717v5, whole genome shotgun sequence genomic window carries:
- the GPN3 gene encoding GPN-loop GTPase 3: MILRNGNWFSCEDNALVFWALSVVSDIRELIEVDDVMEDNTLQFGPNGGLVFCMEYFANNFDWLEDCLGHVEDDYILFDCPGQIELYTHLPVMKQLVQQLEQWEFRVCGVFLVDSQFMVESFKFISGILSALSAMISLEIPQVNVMTKMDLLSKKAKKEIEKFLDPDMYSLLDDPTSDLRSKKFKKLTNAICGLIDDYSMVRFLPYDQSDEESMNIVLQHIDFAIQYGEDLEFKEPKEHEDESSSVFDEYFQEHQNE; this comes from the exons ATGATATTAAGAAACGGTAATTGGTTTTCTTG TGAGGATAATGCTCTTGTATTCTGGGCCCTCTCTGTGGTTTCAGACATCCGGGAATTGATTGAGGTGGATGATGTGATGGAGGACAATACTCTGCAGTTCGGTCCCAATGGAGGATTGGTATTTTGCATGGAATACTTTGCCAATAATTTCGATTGGCTAGAGGACTGTCTCGGCCATGTAGAGGATGACTACATCCTTTTTGACTGTCCAG GTCAGATTGAATTGTACACTCACCTGCCCGTGATGAAACAGCTGGTCCAGCAACTAGAACAGTGGGAGTTTCGAGTCTGTGGAGTTTTTCTTGTTGATTCTCAATTCATGGTGGAGTCGTTCAAG TTTATTTCTGGCATCTTGTCAGCCCTGAGTGCTATGATCTCTCTAGAAATTCCTCAAGTTAACGTCATGACGAAAATGGATCTGCTGAGTAAGAAAGctaaaaaggaaattgagaa GTTTCTAGATCCAGACATGTATTCTTTATTAGATGACCCTACAAGCGACTTAAGAagcaaaaaattcaaaaaattgacTAATGCTATATGTGGACTG ATTGACGACTACAGCATGGTTCGATTTTTGCCTTACGATCAGTCAGATGAAGAAAGCATGAACATCGTATTACAGCATATTGATTTTGCCATTCAGTATGGAGAAGACTTGGAATTTAAAGAACCGAAG GAACATGAAGATGAGTCATCTTCCGTGTTTGACGAATATTTTCAAGAACACCAGAATGAATGA
- the ARPC3 gene encoding actin-related protein 2/3 complex subunit 3, translating into MPAYHSSLMDPDTKLIGNMALLPIRSQFKGPAPRETKDTDIVDEAIYYFKANVFFKNYEIKNEADRTLIYITLYISECLKKLQKCNSKSQGEKEMYTLGITNFPIPGEPGFPLNAIYAKPANKQEDEVMRAYLQQLRQETGLRLCEKVFDPQNDKPSKWWTCFVKRQFMNKSLSGPGQ; encoded by the exons ATGCCG GCTTACCACTCTTCCCTCATGGACCCTGACACGAAACTCATTGGAAACATGGCACTGTTGCCTATCAGAAGTCAGTTCAAAGGACCCGCCCCTAGAGAGA CAAAAGATACAGATAttgtggatgaagctatctattACTTCAAGGCCAATGTCTTCTTCAAAAACTATGAAATTAAG AATGAAGCTGATAGGACCTTGATATATATAACTCTCTACATTTCTGAGTGTCTAAAGAAACTCCAAAAG tgcaattCTAAAAGTCAAGGCGAGAAAGAAATGTATACACTGGGAATCACTAATTTTCCCATTCCTGGAGAGCCTGGTTTTCCACTTAATGCGATTTACGCCAAACCTGCAAACAAACAGGAAGATG AAGTGATGAGGGCCTACTTACAACAGCTGAGGCAAGAGACTGGACTGAGACTTTGTGAGAAAGTTTTTGACCCTCAGAATGATAAACCCAGCAAG TGGTGGACTTGCTTTGTGAAGAGACAATTCATGAACAAGAGTCTTTCAGGACCTGGACAGTAA